Proteins encoded together in one Variovorax paradoxus EPS window:
- a CDS encoding IS3 family transposase (programmed frameshift) — protein MKKSNKFSPEVRERAVRMVQEHRGEYPSLWAAVESIAPKIGCVPQTLNEWVKRDEVDNGVREGVTTSEAQRMKELEREVKELRRANEILKLASAFFAPGGARPPAEVLRDFIDKHRGTFGVEPICKVLQVAPSGYRRHAALLREPHKRCARAHRDDVLMPAIQRVWQANMQVYGADKVWRQLAREGTAVARCTVERLMRRLGLRGVMRGKVVKTTISDARAPCPLDRVNRQFRAQRPNQLWVSDFTYVSTWQGWLYVAFVIDVFARRIVGWRVSNSMRTDFVLDALEQALYDRQPERDGSLICHSDRGSQYVSIRYTERLAEAGIEPSVGSKGDSYDNALAETINGLYKAELIHRRAPWKTKEAVEFATLEWVAWFNHHRLLEPIGYIPPAEAEANYYRQLASQTAKMAA, from the exons ATGAAGAAGTCGAACAAGTTTTCACCCGAGGTGCGTGAGCGCGCGGTGAGGATGGTGCAGGAGCACCGCGGGGAGTACCCGTCGCTGTGGGCGGCAGTCGAGTCGATCGCACCGAAGATCGGCTGTGTGCCGCAGACGCTGAACGAATGGGTCAAGCGCGACGAGGTCGACAACGGCGTTCGAGAAGGCGTGACGACCAGCGAGGCCCAGCGGATGAAGGAGCTCGAACGCGAGGTCAAGGAGCTGCGCCGAGCCAACGAGATCCTGAAGCTGGCGAGCGCGTTTTTCGCCC CAGGCGGAGCTCGACCGCCGGCTGAAGTCCTGAGGGATTTCATCGACAAGCATCGCGGCACCTTCGGGGTCGAGCCGATCTGCAAGGTCTTGCAGGTCGCCCCGTCGGGCTACCGGCGGCACGCGGCGCTGCTGCGTGAGCCGCACAAGCGCTGCGCCAGAGCACACCGCGACGATGTCCTCATGCCGGCGATACAGCGCGTCTGGCAGGCCAACATGCAGGTCTATGGCGCCGACAAGGTCTGGAGGCAACTGGCACGCGAAGGCACGGCTGTGGCCCGCTGCACAGTCGAGCGTCTGATGCGGCGCCTGGGGCTGAGAGGCGTAATGCGCGGCAAGGTGGTGAAGACCACGATCAGCGATGCCAGAGCACCATGCCCGCTGGATCGTGTCAACCGGCAGTTCCGAGCACAGCGCCCGAACCAGCTATGGGTCTCGGATTTCACGTACGTGTCGACATGGCAGGGCTGGCTGTACGTCGCCTTCGTGATCGATGTGTTCGCCCGACGCATCGTGGGCTGGCGGGTCAGCAACTCGATGCGCACGGACTTCGTGCTCGATGCTTTGGAGCAAGCGCTGTACGACCGTCAACCCGAACGCGACGGCAGCTTGATTTGTCACTCCGATCGCGGGTCGCAATACGTCAGCATCCGATACACCGAACGGCTTGCAGAGGCTGGCATCGAGCCATCAGTGGGAAGCAAAGGCGACTCCTATGACAACGCCCTGGCCGAGACGATCAACGGCCTCTATAAGGCCGAGTTGATCCATCGCCGAGCACCGTGGAAGACCAAGGAGGCGGTGGAGTTCGCGACGCTCGAGTGGGTGGCCTGGTTCAACCACCATCGCCTGCTCGAACCCATCGGCTACATCCCGCCTGCAGAAGCTGAGGCAAACTATTACCGGCAACTCGCCAGTCAGACCGCCAAGATGGCGGCTTGA
- a CDS encoding IS3 family transposase (programmed frameshift): MRDQRRRRWSLAEKAALVRRSYEPGMSVSLVARQEGVAASLLFQWRKLERQGALTAVSAGEAVVPASELAAARAEIAKLQRVLGKKTLENEILKEAVEYAARKKMDCALALAGRGRPVKAVCQALGLARSNIHRLQARSESWIDARTRRTAPASDVALLDEIKAQITELPTYGYRRACALVNRHRATTGATRVNAKRIYRVMAAHALLLPKAPRRRQSSRPHEGKVAVAHSDMRWCSDGFEIKCDSGQTVTATFTKDCCDREILAYRAWEGKGLPGEPVREMLIEAVEKRFGGVEGVPSTHVLEFLSDNGGAYIAAETRQIARQLGLSPVNTPVCSPQSNGIAESFVNTFKRDYVSRMDLADARTVMAQMAAAFEHFNEVHPHSALKMKSPREFRQHRAANQRLAQIEQTLHCE; the protein is encoded by the exons ATGAGGGACCAGCGCCGCAGGCGCTGGTCCCTTGCAGAGAAGGCCGCACTGGTTCGTCGAAGCTACGAACCTGGCATGAGCGTGTCGCTCGTCGCACGTCAGGAAGGCGTTGCCGCCAGCCTGCTGTTCCAGTGGCGCAAGCTGGAGCGGCAAGGGGCGCTGACGGCTGTATCGGCGGGCGAGGCTGTGGTGCCGGCTTCGGAACTGGCAGCCGCTCGTGCCGAGATCGCCAAGCTACAGCGCGTGCTTGGCAAGAAGACGCTGGAGAACGAGATCCTCAAGGAAGCTGTGGAGTACGCCGC GCGGAAAAAAATGGATTGCGCGCTCGCCCTTGCTGGACGGGGACGGCCAGTGAAGGCCGTCTGCCAGGCCCTTGGGTTGGCGCGCTCGAACATTCATCGCTTGCAAGCTCGCTCCGAGTCCTGGATCGACGCCCGGACACGACGCACGGCGCCTGCAAGCGACGTGGCCTTGCTCGACGAGATCAAGGCCCAGATCACCGAGTTGCCGACCTATGGCTACCGGCGTGCCTGCGCGTTGGTGAACCGGCATCGAGCCACCACCGGTGCGACGCGAGTGAACGCCAAGCGCATCTACCGCGTGATGGCGGCTCATGCATTGCTGCTACCGAAGGCGCCGAGACGGCGCCAGTCCAGCCGGCCCCATGAGGGCAAGGTGGCCGTCGCGCACAGCGACATGCGCTGGTGCTCGGACGGCTTCGAGATCAAGTGTGATTCGGGGCAGACCGTGACCGCGACCTTCACCAAGGACTGCTGCGACCGTGAGATCCTGGCCTATCGGGCATGGGAGGGCAAAGGGCTGCCGGGCGAGCCGGTGCGCGAAATGCTCATCGAGGCCGTGGAGAAGCGCTTCGGCGGCGTCGAGGGTGTTCCCAGTACCCACGTCTTGGAGTTCCTCTCGGACAACGGGGGCGCCTACATCGCTGCCGAGACCCGGCAGATCGCTCGACAACTGGGCCTGAGCCCAGTCAACACGCCCGTGTGCAGCCCCCAGAGCAACGGCATCGCCGAGAGCTTCGTGAACACGTTCAAGCGCGACTACGTCAGCCGCATGGACCTTGCCGATGCGAGAACGGTGATGGCGCAGATGGCCGCAGCCTTCGAGCACTTCAATGAGGTGCATCCGCACTCGGCATTGAAGATGAAATCACCCAGGGAGTTCAGGCAGCATCGCGCTGCCAACCAGCGTCTTGCTCAGATCGAGCAGACGCTACATTGCGAATAG